The Streptomyces sp. NBC_01775 genome includes a region encoding these proteins:
- a CDS encoding LysR family transcriptional regulator, giving the protein MSLRQMEYLVTVIEESSFTRAAEALHVTQSALSHQIKALEREVGGPLLERLPRGVRLTPMGRAFLPDAELAVRSARQARRAARAAAGVDGGELEIATVHGLAVGVLTEAVARMRRRYPEVTLRLREYATEEELREHMARGIADLAVGYRPARWPGPSWQVGEEEIALVVPADDPLCGRPADEPVELTELADRGWVRCGMEPWVDGRQFLDHVCAQAGFVPRTAVRVEHPTTAARLAAAGAGICLMSAFLAPAIVPSAQLVPIGPPWRRPLTAYARSEPTGAAEAFIRLLTDP; this is encoded by the coding sequence GTGAGCCTGCGCCAGATGGAATACCTCGTGACCGTCATCGAGGAGTCCTCCTTCACCCGCGCCGCCGAGGCGCTGCACGTCACCCAGTCCGCGCTCTCCCACCAGATCAAGGCCCTGGAGCGGGAGGTGGGCGGCCCGCTGCTGGAGCGGCTGCCGCGCGGGGTGCGGCTCACGCCGATGGGCCGGGCCTTTCTTCCCGATGCCGAACTCGCCGTCCGCAGCGCCCGGCAGGCCCGCAGGGCGGCCCGCGCGGCGGCGGGCGTGGACGGCGGCGAGCTGGAGATCGCGACGGTGCACGGGCTGGCCGTCGGCGTGCTGACCGAGGCCGTCGCGCGGATGCGGCGGCGGTACCCCGAGGTGACGCTGCGGCTGCGCGAGTACGCCACCGAGGAGGAGCTGCGCGAACACATGGCGCGCGGCATCGCCGACCTGGCCGTCGGCTACCGCCCGGCGCGCTGGCCCGGCCCCTCGTGGCAGGTCGGGGAGGAGGAGATCGCGCTGGTGGTCCCGGCCGACGACCCGCTGTGCGGCAGGCCGGCCGACGAGCCGGTGGAGCTGACGGAGCTGGCCGACCGGGGCTGGGTGCGGTGCGGGATGGAGCCGTGGGTGGACGGGCGGCAGTTCCTCGACCACGTGTGCGCACAGGCCGGCTTCGTGCCCCGTACGGCCGTGCGCGTCGAGCACCCGACGACGGCGGCCCGGCTGGCCGCGGCGGGCGCCGGGATCTGCCTGATGTCGGCGTTCCTGGCGCCCGCGATCGTGCCCTCGGCCCAGCTGGTGCCGATCGGCCCGCCCTGGCGCCGCCCCCTGACGGCCTACGCCCGCTCCGAGCCGACCGGCGCCGCCGAGGCGTTCATCCGGCTGCTGACGGACCCTTGA
- a CDS encoding MFS transporter, which produces MGTAVGGARQKGAERGGRWLVPVLAFGGISVAVMQTLIVPIIAQLPSLLGTSTSNASWVITSTLLSGAVATPIMGRLGDLYGKRRLVLFSLGMMVLGSLICGLTSELVPMVAGRAVQGFAMGAIPLGISIMRDELPPERLGSAMAFMSSSLGVGGALGMPLAAYVAQYTDWHVLFFGAAGIGLLAMALVRFLVPESPLRTPGRFDVLGTLGLTAGLVTLLLPISKGGDWGWGSPLVLGLFGASAVIFVLWGLLELRLQDPLVDLRTTARRQVLLTNLASIMVGLAFYALTLVLPQLLQLPRSTGYGLGQSMVVSGLCVAPMGIAMMLVSSFSARLSAARGPKVSLMTGLVILAGSYLLGTLLVGAVWQTVVLAVLIGVGIGIAYSAMPALILGAVDPSESGAANGLNTLMRSIGTSTSSAVVGVVLAKMSSPLGPTQVPSLEGFRTAFLIAAGAAVVGLLIAAFLPSSTGPGVQQVPTGTQPVQRGGQQEGHADEGERAATELVVDGRG; this is translated from the coding sequence ATAGGCACGGCCGTGGGCGGGGCCCGCCAGAAGGGCGCGGAGCGGGGCGGGCGGTGGCTCGTGCCGGTGCTGGCCTTCGGGGGCATCTCCGTCGCCGTGATGCAGACCCTGATCGTGCCCATCATCGCTCAACTGCCCTCGCTCCTGGGCACGTCCACCTCCAACGCCTCGTGGGTGATCACCTCCACCCTGCTGTCGGGTGCCGTCGCGACCCCGATCATGGGCAGGCTCGGCGATCTGTACGGCAAGCGGCGGCTGGTGCTCTTCAGCCTGGGGATGATGGTGCTGGGCTCGCTGATCTGCGGCCTCACCTCCGAGCTGGTGCCCATGGTCGCGGGACGGGCCGTGCAGGGGTTCGCCATGGGGGCCATCCCGCTGGGCATCAGCATCATGCGGGACGAACTCCCGCCCGAGCGGCTCGGTTCGGCCATGGCGTTCATGAGCTCCTCGCTGGGTGTCGGCGGTGCGCTGGGAATGCCGCTGGCCGCGTACGTCGCGCAGTACACCGACTGGCACGTCCTCTTCTTCGGCGCCGCAGGCATCGGTCTGCTCGCCATGGCGCTCGTCCGCTTCCTGGTGCCCGAGTCGCCGCTGCGCACGCCCGGCCGCTTCGACGTGCTGGGCACCCTCGGGCTGACGGCGGGGCTGGTGACGCTGCTGCTGCCGATCTCCAAGGGCGGCGACTGGGGCTGGGGCAGCCCGCTGGTGCTGGGGCTGTTCGGCGCCTCCGCCGTGATCTTCGTGCTGTGGGGGCTGCTGGAGCTGCGGCTCCAGGACCCGCTGGTGGACCTGCGGACGACGGCCCGCCGTCAGGTGCTGCTCACCAACCTCGCCTCGATCATGGTCGGGCTGGCCTTCTACGCGCTCACGCTCGTCCTCCCGCAGCTCCTCCAGCTGCCGAGGTCCACGGGCTACGGGCTGGGCCAGTCCATGGTCGTCTCCGGGCTGTGCGTGGCGCCGATGGGTATCGCGATGATGCTCGTCTCCTCCTTCTCTGCCCGGTTGTCCGCCGCGCGCGGGCCCAAGGTGTCGCTGATGACCGGGCTGGTGATCCTGGCGGGCTCCTATCTGCTGGGCACGCTGCTGGTGGGCGCGGTGTGGCAGACCGTCGTACTGGCCGTGCTGATCGGGGTCGGCATCGGGATCGCCTACTCCGCGATGCCCGCGCTGATCCTCGGCGCCGTCGACCCGTCCGAATCGGGCGCCGCCAACGGCCTGAACACGCTGATGCGGTCGATCGGCACCTCGACCTCCAGCGCCGTCGTCGGCGTCGTCCTGGCCAAGATGAGCAGCCCGCTCGGCCCCACGCAGGTGCCCAGCCTGGAGGGCTTCCGCACCGCCTTCCTGATCGCGGCCGGAGCCGCCGTCGTCGGCCTGCTCATCGCCGCCTTCCTGCCGTCCTCCACCGGTCCAGGAGTCCAGCAGGTGCCCACCGGCACGCAGCCGGTCCAGCGGGGCGGCCAGCAGGAAGGCCATGCGGACGAGGGGGAGCGGGCCGCCACCGAACTGGTCGTGGACGGGCGCGGGTAG
- a CDS encoding helix-turn-helix domain-containing protein has product MADVETTRLLETVQVHLAGSGSIVDTAAALYCHRNTVQQRFNRFHELTGRDVRRPEDAALIALALRAREQRFRARRN; this is encoded by the coding sequence GTGGCCGATGTCGAGACCACGCGCCTGCTGGAGACCGTACAGGTGCATCTGGCCGGCAGCGGCTCCATCGTGGACACGGCCGCCGCGCTGTACTGCCACCGCAACACGGTGCAGCAGCGCTTCAACCGGTTCCACGAGCTCACCGGCCGCGACGTACGCCGCCCCGAGGACGCGGCTCTCATCGCGCTCGCGCTCCGCGCCAGGGAGCAGCGGTTCCGGGCGCGGCGCAACTGA
- a CDS encoding nickel transporter, whose product MISPFRLAPRAARCVMVVFTALLLGTSAAPAAHAHPLGNFSLNHHDGLRLFPDRVEDVAVVDSAEIPTAQNRETADRNGDGTVSRAEAAHSAKVRCTRLARAMDLSVDGERRPWQVRGSRLLYRKGAAGLPITRLTCRLRAVADLSDSAEVTFTSGAEAARTGWKEITATGLGVNLAKSDVPARSSSDGLRDYPSDAADEPLNQTGASLKTVPDGKGGGTATEDAEPGAAPSQAEGAVLFPALEQRLTSLATGHDLTPPVGLLAILLTVLLGAGHAALPGHAKLAVAACLARREGGVRAALTVGATVTATHTAGVLAVGLVLTVSGGLLGEQLLGWLGAISGVIIAAIGTGLVITAARALSADAPTAGRHHHGHTHRHPGPGHRHHGHSHDHSHGHAREHAHTPDHSHEPDRMHGHTRDGARGLRLSSLLGVGLAGGLVPSPSALVVLLGAVALSRTFFGVLLVLGYGLGMATTLTAAGLLLSGGGSRLAMLGERRLPALRRYMRYGTLLTALAVLLVGLGLVLRSLVAL is encoded by the coding sequence TTGATCAGCCCCTTCCGCCTGGCACCCCGGGCCGCCCGCTGCGTCATGGTGGTGTTCACCGCGCTGCTGCTCGGTACGTCCGCCGCACCGGCAGCGCACGCACACCCCCTGGGCAACTTCAGCCTCAACCACCATGACGGGCTGCGGCTGTTCCCTGACCGGGTCGAGGACGTGGCAGTCGTCGACAGCGCGGAGATTCCCACCGCGCAGAACCGCGAGACGGCCGACCGGAACGGCGACGGCACCGTCTCGCGCGCCGAGGCGGCACACTCGGCGAAGGTCCGCTGCACCCGGCTCGCCCGCGCGATGGACCTGTCGGTGGACGGGGAGCGTCGGCCGTGGCAGGTGCGCGGCAGCCGACTCCTCTACAGGAAGGGCGCGGCCGGCCTGCCCATCACCCGGCTGACCTGCCGACTGCGTGCCGTCGCCGACCTGTCGGATTCCGCCGAGGTGACCTTCACCTCCGGCGCCGAGGCGGCGCGGACGGGCTGGAAGGAGATCACCGCCACCGGGCTGGGTGTGAACCTCGCCAAGTCCGATGTTCCGGCCCGGAGTTCGAGCGACGGGCTGCGTGACTACCCGTCCGACGCGGCCGACGAGCCGCTGAATCAGACCGGCGCCAGCCTCAAGACGGTTCCGGACGGCAAGGGCGGCGGGACCGCAACAGAGGACGCCGAGCCGGGCGCGGCCCCCTCGCAGGCCGAGGGCGCCGTCCTTTTCCCCGCGCTGGAGCAGCGGCTCACCTCCCTTGCCACCGGACACGACCTGACCCCTCCAGTGGGATTGCTCGCCATCCTGCTGACCGTGCTCCTCGGCGCGGGCCACGCGGCGCTCCCCGGCCATGCCAAGCTCGCCGTCGCCGCGTGCCTGGCCCGCCGGGAGGGCGGGGTACGCGCGGCCCTCACGGTCGGCGCGACGGTGACCGCGACCCACACAGCGGGTGTGCTGGCGGTGGGACTGGTGCTGACCGTCTCCGGCGGCCTGCTGGGCGAACAGCTGCTGGGCTGGCTGGGCGCGATCAGCGGGGTGATCATCGCGGCCATCGGCACCGGACTCGTGATAACCGCAGCGCGCGCCCTCAGCGCCGACGCCCCGACGGCCGGCCGGCACCACCACGGACACACTCACAGGCACCCCGGCCCTGGCCACCGGCACCACGGACACAGCCATGATCACAGCCACGGCCATGCGCGGGAGCACGCTCACACACCCGACCACTCCCATGAGCCCGACCGCATGCACGGTCACACCCGCGACGGCGCGCGCGGCCTCCGGCTGTCCTCGCTTCTCGGAGTCGGACTGGCGGGCGGACTGGTGCCGAGCCCGTCGGCACTCGTGGTCCTGCTCGGCGCCGTCGCCCTGAGCCGTACGTTCTTCGGAGTGCTGCTCGTCCTCGGTTACGGCCTCGGCATGGCCACCACCCTCACGGCCGCCGGACTGCTGCTCTCCGGGGGCGGCAGCCGACTCGCCATGCTGGGGGAGCGCCGACTTCCCGCGCTGCGCCGCTACATGCGCTACGGCACTCTCCTCACCGCGCTGGCGGTGCTCCTTGTCGGCCTGGGCCTGGTTCTGCGCAGTCTGGTTGCCCTCTGA
- the treZ gene encoding malto-oligosyltrehalose trehalohydrolase — translation MLFEVWAPHAETVTLHIAPGRTHAMAHSPTHQGWWQTEAAAGDGSRYGFAPDGGPALPDPRSRRQPDGPEGLSAVVDHDAYTWRHPWRGLPLPGAVLYELHVGTFTREGTFEAAAERLGHLAGLGVTHVELMPVCPFPGTHGWGYDGVALWAVHEPYGGPEGLKRFVDAAHGQGLGVVLDVVHNHLGPSGNQLPAFGPYFTERHQTPWGAAVNLDAPGSDEVRSYLIGSALAFLRDYQLDGLRLDAVHALADTRAQHFLAELSEAVDTLAAHTGRPLFLIAESDLNDPRTTAPRSVNGHGLHAQWNDDFHHALHTALTGESHGYYADFAHAPLTALAKTLTGAFFHDGGHSTFRGRRHGRPVLRPGAAGVPAYRFLAYAQTHDQIGNRALGERLAALATPGALACAAALVLLAPGTPQLFMGEEWGARTPWQYFTDHQDPELAEAVRQGRRREFAAHGWPTESVPDPQDPATRARSCLEWSEPEQAPHDRLLDWHRTLIRLRHAHPVLAHLPLGEARVEHPGPAVEAETERWLLLRNGPLHVAANLSPDRGAHIRLPSPHPVLLASWDAEARLADGTLSLPPESAAVLG, via the coding sequence ATGCTGTTCGAGGTGTGGGCACCACACGCGGAGACCGTCACCCTGCACATCGCGCCCGGCCGCACCCACGCCATGGCGCACTCGCCCACACACCAGGGCTGGTGGCAGACCGAGGCGGCGGCCGGGGACGGAAGCCGCTACGGCTTCGCGCCGGACGGCGGCCCGGCACTGCCCGACCCGCGCTCCCGCCGCCAGCCCGACGGGCCCGAGGGGCTGAGCGCGGTGGTGGACCACGACGCGTACACCTGGCGGCACCCGTGGCGCGGGCTGCCGCTGCCCGGCGCCGTCCTCTACGAGCTGCACGTGGGCACCTTCACCCGCGAGGGCACCTTCGAGGCCGCCGCCGAACGGCTCGGGCACCTGGCGGGGCTGGGCGTCACCCATGTCGAACTGATGCCCGTCTGCCCGTTCCCCGGCACGCACGGCTGGGGCTACGACGGGGTCGCGCTGTGGGCGGTGCACGAGCCCTACGGCGGGCCCGAGGGGCTGAAGCGGTTCGTGGACGCGGCACACGGGCAGGGACTCGGCGTCGTCCTCGACGTCGTACACAACCACCTGGGGCCCTCCGGCAACCAGCTGCCCGCCTTCGGGCCGTACTTCACCGAGCGCCACCAGACACCGTGGGGCGCGGCCGTCAACCTGGACGCGCCCGGCTCCGACGAGGTGCGCTCCTATCTGATCGGCAGCGCCCTGGCCTTCCTGCGGGACTACCAGCTCGACGGGCTGCGGCTGGACGCGGTGCACGCGCTGGCCGACACCCGCGCCCAGCACTTCCTCGCAGAGCTGTCCGAGGCGGTGGACACGCTGGCCGCGCACACCGGACGGCCGCTGTTCCTGATCGCCGAGTCCGACCTGAACGACCCGCGCACCACGGCCCCGCGCAGCGTCAACGGCCACGGGCTGCACGCGCAGTGGAACGACGACTTCCACCACGCGCTGCACACCGCCTTGACGGGCGAATCCCACGGCTACTACGCGGACTTCGCGCACGCCCCGCTCACCGCGCTCGCCAAGACACTGACCGGGGCCTTCTTCCACGACGGCGGACACTCCACCTTCCGGGGCCGCCGGCACGGCCGCCCGGTGCTGCGCCCGGGAGCCGCGGGCGTCCCCGCGTACCGCTTCCTGGCGTACGCGCAGACCCACGACCAGATCGGCAACCGCGCGCTGGGCGAGCGGCTGGCCGCCCTCGCCACCCCCGGGGCGCTCGCCTGCGCCGCGGCGCTCGTCCTGCTCGCACCGGGGACGCCGCAGCTGTTCATGGGCGAGGAGTGGGGGGCGCGCACCCCCTGGCAGTACTTCACCGACCACCAGGACCCCGAGCTGGCCGAGGCGGTGCGGCAGGGGCGGCGCAGGGAGTTCGCCGCGCACGGGTGGCCGACGGAGTCGGTGCCCGACCCGCAGGACCCGGCGACCCGCGCGCGCTCGTGCCTGGAGTGGAGCGAGCCCGAACAGGCCCCGCACGACCGGCTCCTGGACTGGCACCGCACCCTGATCCGGCTGCGGCACGCCCACCCGGTGCTGGCGCACCTGCCGCTGGGCGAGGCGCGGGTGGAGCATCCGGGCCCGGCGGTGGAAGCGGAGACAGAGCGGTGGCTGCTGCTGCGCAACGGCCCGCTCCACGTCGCCGCGAACCTCTCCCCGGATCGCGGGGCCCACATCCGGCTCCCCTCGCCGCACCCGGTGCTCCTGGCGTCCTGGGACGCGGAGGCGCGGCTGGCGGACGGGACGCTGAGCCTGCCGCCGGAGTCGGCGGCCGTGCTCGGATAG
- the treY gene encoding malto-oligosyltrehalose synthase encodes MTREGTVPAHPSPYPRPPVTPTATYRLQLQPGFPFAAAERAVPYLARLRVSHLHLSPVLRAVPGSTHGYDVTDHGTVREELGGERGLRALSATARAHGLGLVLDIVPNHMAVPEDLRLNHPLWELLREGPSSPWARWFDIDWAAGGGRVLLPVLGERLHEALPRMRVEAGTLRYGEQVFPLRGGTQHLPLPELCEAQHYRLAWWRLGRTELNYRRFFTISGLIGVRVEDPAVFTATHRKVLQLLHEGVADGLRVDHPDGLVDPGGYLRRLHEATGGRWTVVEKILADGETLPASWPVAGTTGYDALRHLDGLFTDPAGHARLTGQFRDFTGVRADRGGEWEATRSRCAYRVVVHDLAAETERLTRAAVRACAASPALAQRDHAPWTLRAALRELLVRLPVYRPYTAHRRPPDEVDAALLERAAEGARTAFRVPEEAAAVEAVRELALGTVEGGPDAAEFPARFAQLSSALRAKSEEDAAFYRHVPLLSACEVGGDPGRPALPPEEFHAYCARTQRDRPTGATVLSTHDTKRSGDARAALAVLSECPERWAELLHEAETAPEEAETAPAGEAAAVPEAPDPHTAWTYWQTALALGTHPPPPERLAPALLKAVREAGLRTNWTEGDADYERAVTRFAETAGQGPGARALATLATDLAPYVRANVLGATLLHLTMPGVPDLYQDTERVYRALVDPDNRSPATLDGDGGPERDGARQSGSEREGPGRESDADAEKARLTAAALRLRARRPELFGDAAWYEPVHARGAAAEHCVAFVRSGAVLTAVTRLSLRLTRGGGWDDTHVDLPPGSWHDQLPLGTGVPGRTLTGTVPLSRLFETAPVALLTRAQPPTDAEPPTEGALSTEENGALKGPSAAG; translated from the coding sequence ATGACACGTGAGGGCACCGTTCCCGCACATCCGAGCCCGTATCCCCGCCCACCCGTCACCCCCACCGCGACCTACCGCCTCCAGCTCCAGCCCGGCTTCCCGTTCGCCGCCGCCGAGCGCGCCGTGCCGTACCTGGCCCGGCTGAGGGTCTCGCATCTGCACCTGTCCCCCGTGCTGAGGGCGGTGCCGGGCTCCACGCACGGCTACGACGTCACCGACCACGGCACGGTGCGCGAGGAGCTGGGCGGGGAGCGCGGGCTGCGGGCGCTGTCGGCGACGGCCCGCGCGCACGGGCTGGGCCTGGTCCTGGACATCGTGCCGAACCACATGGCCGTCCCCGAAGACCTGCGGCTGAACCACCCGCTGTGGGAACTGCTGCGCGAGGGCCCGTCCTCCCCGTGGGCGCGCTGGTTCGACATCGACTGGGCGGCGGGCGGCGGACGTGTCCTGCTGCCGGTACTCGGGGAGCGGCTGCACGAGGCGCTGCCCCGGATGCGGGTCGAGGCGGGCACCCTGCGCTACGGGGAGCAGGTCTTCCCGTTGCGCGGGGGCACCCAGCACCTGCCACTGCCCGAGCTGTGCGAGGCACAGCACTACCGCCTGGCGTGGTGGCGGCTGGGCAGGACGGAGCTGAACTACCGCCGCTTCTTCACCATTTCGGGTCTCATCGGAGTGCGGGTGGAGGACCCCGCGGTCTTCACCGCGACCCACCGCAAGGTCCTCCAGCTCCTCCACGAGGGCGTCGCCGACGGGCTGCGTGTCGACCATCCGGACGGCCTCGTGGACCCGGGCGGCTATCTGCGGCGGCTGCACGAGGCGACCGGCGGGCGCTGGACCGTCGTGGAGAAGATCCTGGCCGACGGCGAGACCCTGCCCGCCTCCTGGCCGGTCGCGGGCACGACCGGGTACGACGCGCTGCGGCACCTCGACGGCCTGTTCACCGACCCGGCGGGCCACGCGCGTCTGACGGGGCAGTTCCGCGACTTCACCGGGGTGCGCGCGGACCGGGGCGGCGAGTGGGAGGCGACGCGCAGCCGCTGCGCCTACCGCGTCGTCGTACACGATCTGGCGGCGGAGACGGAGCGCCTCACCCGCGCGGCCGTCCGCGCGTGCGCCGCCTCGCCCGCCCTGGCACAGCGCGATCACGCGCCCTGGACCCTGCGGGCCGCGCTGCGCGAGCTGCTCGTACGGCTGCCGGTCTACCGCCCGTACACCGCGCACCGCCGCCCGCCGGACGAGGTCGACGCCGCGCTGCTGGAGCGGGCGGCGGAGGGGGCGCGTACCGCGTTCCGGGTGCCGGAGGAGGCGGCGGCCGTCGAGGCGGTGCGGGAGCTGGCGCTGGGCACCGTGGAGGGCGGCCCTGACGCGGCGGAGTTCCCCGCGCGCTTCGCACAGCTCTCCTCCGCGCTGCGCGCCAAGTCCGAGGAGGACGCCGCCTTCTACCGCCATGTGCCGCTGCTGTCGGCCTGCGAGGTCGGCGGGGATCCGGGGCGGCCCGCGCTGCCGCCCGAGGAGTTCCACGCCTACTGTGCGCGCACCCAGCGGGACCGGCCCACGGGCGCGACCGTCCTCTCCACGCACGACACCAAGCGCAGCGGCGACGCGCGCGCGGCGCTCGCGGTGCTGAGCGAGTGCCCGGAGCGGTGGGCCGAACTGCTGCACGAGGCGGAGACGGCCCCGGAAGAGGCGGAAACGGCTCCAGCGGGGGAAGCGGCGGCCGTCCCCGAAGCCCCCGACCCGCACACGGCGTGGACGTACTGGCAGACCGCGCTCGCCCTGGGCACCCACCCGCCGCCGCCCGAACGGCTCGCGCCCGCGCTGCTGAAGGCCGTACGGGAGGCCGGGCTGCGCACCAACTGGACCGAGGGCGACGCCGATTACGAGCGGGCCGTCACCCGCTTCGCCGAGACCGCCGGGCAGGGCCCGGGAGCGCGGGCGCTGGCGACGCTGGCCACCGACCTCGCGCCGTACGTGCGGGCCAACGTGCTCGGCGCGACGCTGCTGCACCTGACGATGCCCGGCGTGCCCGACCTGTACCAGGACACCGAGCGCGTCTACCGGGCGCTCGTCGACCCGGACAACCGCTCCCCCGCGACGCTCGACGGCGACGGGGGCCCGGAGCGGGACGGCGCGCGGCAGAGCGGCTCCGAGCGGGAGGGCCCGGGTCGAGAGAGCGACGCCGACGCCGAGAAAGCGCGGCTGACGGCGGCGGCACTGCGGCTGCGCGCCCGGCGCCCGGAGCTGTTCGGGGACGCGGCGTGGTACGAGCCGGTGCACGCGCGGGGCGCGGCGGCCGAGCACTGTGTGGCGTTCGTGCGCTCCGGCGCCGTCCTCACCGCCGTCACCCGGCTGTCCCTGCGGCTGACGCGGGGCGGCGGCTGGGACGACACCCATGTCGATCTCCCGCCGGGCAGCTGGCACGACCAACTGCCCCTGGGGACAGGCGTCCCCGGACGGACGCTGACCGGGACCGTCCCCCTGTCGCGGCTCTTCGAGACGGCGCCGGTAGCCCTCCTGACCCGCGCGCAGCCGCCCACGGATGCGGAGCCGCCCACGGAAGGGGCGCTGTCCACGGAAGAGAACGGCGCCCTCAAGGGTCCGTCAGCAGCCGGATGA
- the lpdA gene encoding dihydrolipoyl dehydrogenase: protein MSENSTDVIVIGGGTGGYSTALRAAHLGLDVTLVERDLVGGTCLHRGCVPSKAMLHAAELVDGVAEARERWGVKATLEGVDWPALTATRDDIVSRNHRGVEGQLSRAGVTVVRGTATLTGPRGVRVTDAGSTGGAGVQGWTARRGIVLATGSRPRTLPGLEPDGQHVVTSDDALFAPGLPKSVLVLGGGAIGVEYASFHRSMGAEVTLVEAAERLLPLEDEDVSRQLTRALKKRGITVLTGARMLDAHRVDARRADARRVDAATGGGPGIEARVRPARGAETVIAAERLLVAVGRVPVTDGLGLAAAGLTTDARGYVPPADLSTLSTAVPGLHVVGDLLPPPSLGLAHASFAEGLLVAETLAGLPSRPVDYAAVPRVTYSSPQTASVGLSEAEARAAGYEVAANVMPLTATAKGMVHGQGGMVKAVAERGAQGRVLGVHLVGPHVSEMIAESQLAVAWDASPADIAQHVHPHPTLSEAVGETFLTLAGRGLHQHA from the coding sequence ATGAGCGAGAACAGCACGGATGTGATCGTCATCGGCGGCGGAACAGGCGGCTACAGCACGGCACTTCGCGCCGCCCACCTGGGCCTGGATGTGACGCTCGTGGAGCGCGACCTGGTCGGCGGCACCTGTCTGCACCGTGGCTGTGTGCCGAGCAAGGCGATGCTGCACGCGGCGGAACTCGTCGACGGCGTCGCCGAGGCGCGCGAGCGCTGGGGCGTCAAGGCGACGCTGGAGGGCGTCGACTGGCCGGCGCTGACCGCCACCCGCGACGACATCGTCTCCCGCAACCACAGGGGCGTGGAGGGCCAGCTCTCCCGCGCGGGCGTCACGGTCGTGCGCGGCACCGCCACGCTCACCGGGCCGCGCGGCGTCCGGGTGACGGACGCGGGGAGTACAGGCGGCGCGGGCGTCCAGGGGTGGACGGCGCGGCGCGGCATCGTGCTGGCGACCGGGTCAAGGCCGCGCACCCTGCCGGGACTTGAGCCGGACGGACAGCACGTGGTCACCAGCGACGACGCCCTCTTCGCACCCGGTCTGCCGAAGAGCGTGCTGGTGCTGGGCGGCGGCGCGATCGGCGTCGAGTACGCCTCCTTCCACCGTTCCATGGGCGCCGAAGTCACCCTCGTCGAGGCGGCCGAGCGGCTGCTGCCACTGGAGGACGAGGACGTGAGCCGCCAGCTGACCCGGGCCCTGAAGAAGCGCGGCATCACCGTGCTGACGGGCGCCAGGATGCTGGACGCGCACCGCGTGGACGCCCGCCGCGCGGACGCCCGCCGTGTGGACGCCGCAACCGGAGGCGGGCCGGGCATCGAGGCCAGGGTGCGCCCGGCGCGCGGCGCCGAGACGGTGATCGCCGCCGAGCGGCTGCTCGTCGCGGTCGGCAGGGTGCCGGTCACCGACGGCCTCGGCCTGGCGGCGGCCGGGCTCACCACCGACGCGCGCGGGTACGTACCGCCCGCCGACCTGTCGACGCTCAGCACGGCGGTACCCGGCCTCCACGTCGTCGGCGATCTGCTGCCGCCGCCCTCGCTGGGCCTGGCGCACGCCTCGTTCGCCGAGGGCCTGCTGGTCGCGGAGACGCTGGCGGGGCTCCCGTCCCGGCCGGTCGACTACGCGGCCGTCCCCCGCGTGACGTACTCCAGCCCGCAGACCGCCTCGGTGGGCCTGAGCGAGGCCGAGGCGCGGGCCGCGGGGTACGAAGTGGCGGCCAACGTCATGCCGTTGACCGCCACGGCGAAGGGCATGGTGCACGGCCAGGGCGGCATGGTGAAGGCCGTCGCCGAGCGGGGGGCGCAGGGGCGCGTCCTCGGCGTCCACCTGGTCGGGCCGCATGTCTCCGAGATGATCGCCGAGTCCCAGCTGGCGGTGGCCTGGGACGCCTCGCCCGCCGACATCGCCCAGCACGTGCACCCCCACCCGACGCTGAGCGAGGCCGTGGGCGAGACCTTCTTGACCCTGGCGGGCCGAGGACTCCACCAGCACGCCTGA